One Melitaea cinxia chromosome 20, ilMelCinx1.1, whole genome shotgun sequence DNA segment encodes these proteins:
- the LOC123663270 gene encoding glucose dehydrogenase [FAD, quinone]-like: protein MDAALATAQVVKGAFLVLTALALTAYKWPEHKNPQDLPICDYVIVGAGTAGSIIANRLSEDPTVNVCVIEAGGDPPLESEIPSLFPYLPKTNIDWNLTSEDDGFTAQYRRYKYLDLPAGKVLGGSSTLHHFYHVRGDPTDYDDWAKASGDNSWSWQNLLPYFIKSEHVEDEYILNSENGRYHGTNGYLRLTRENRDLPLKYLKALEEMGHKILEDVNAGETLGFTRPLFSISGGVRQSSASSYLTPIKNRQNLYIVKNTMVTRIIISNLEATGVQCTTSNGQTIIINARKEVIISAGAFNSPKLLMLSGIGPRDHLNSLGIQVLSDLPVGENLQDHLAVILIHQLEATSETPPASDPTKFPLPTFIGFGAVNKSQSHPDYMTLNIISRNAPAALMQLCSSVFFLHDEICNEIYAGGEGREVLLTVMNVGRPVSRGHVELRSTNPEDPPRIYTGFLSANTDIIKNIDSILDYIRITESSHFINVGGETMYFNFPSCPQPPNTRAYWRCYILNMMDTTFHYSSTCAMGSVLDSSLRVRGISKLRVADASAMPNIVSSNINAAVVVLAEKAADLIKQSQICA, encoded by the exons ATGGACGCTGCCCTTGCGACCGCCCAAGTTGTGAAGGGCGCTTTTCTCGTGCTGACCGCGCTTGCGCTCACCGCGTACAAGTGGCCAGAACATAAAAATCCCCAAG ACCTTCCAATATGTGATTATGTCATCGTCGGCGCGGGTACAGCGGGTAGCATCATAGCAAACCGCCTTTCTGAAGACCCGACAGTCAATGTGTGCGTCATAGAGGCGGGAGGAGATCCACCCTTGGAGTCAGAG ATTCCATCTTTGTTTCCTTATTTACCGAAAACTAACATTGACTGGAACCTCACTTCCGAAGATGATGGCTTTACGGCGCAATATCGTAGATACAAATATCTCGATCTCCCAGCTGGTAAAGTACTTGGTGGGAGCAGTACTTTACACCATTTTTATCACGTTAGAGGAGACCCCACGGATTATGACGACTGGGCGAAGGCGTCTGGTGATAACTCGTGGTCATGGCAAAATCTGCTTCCATATTTCATAAAAAGTGAACACGTTGAGGATGAATATATACTAAACTCAGAAAACGGAAGATACCACGGGACGAATGGGTATTTACGACTAACAAGAGAAAATAGAGATTTACCACTTAAATACTTGAAGGCTCTTGAGGAAATGGGACACAAAATACTTGAAGACGTAAATGCAGGAGAGACGCTAGGCTTCACTCGGCCATTATTCTCCATATCGGGAGGAGTTCGACAAAGTAGCGCGTCATCGTATTTAACACCAATAAAGAATAGACAAAATTTGTATATCGTTAAAAATACAATGGTAACTAGAATTATCATCAGTAATTTAGAAGCAACCGGTGTGCAGTGTACAACGTCAAACGGacaaactattataataaatgcTCGAAAAGAAGTTATTATTTCAGCTGGAGCCTTTAACTCACCGAAGCTTCTCATGCTCTCCGGTATAGGACCAAGAGATCATCTCAACAGTTTGGGTATTCAAGTACTGTCTGATTTGCCTGTAGGAGAAAATTTACAGGATCACTTGGCCGTAATTTTGATCCATCAATTAGAAGCGACCTCTGAGACACCACCAGCATCGGATCCAACTAAATTTCCGTTACCAACTTTTATTGGTTTTGGAGCTGTGAACAAGTCACAAAGTCACCCAGACTATATGACTTTGAATATTATTAGTAGAAACGCTCCTGCTGCTTTAATGCAACTTTGTTCATCTGTATTTTTCCTACATGACGAAATATGTAATGAAATTTATGCTGGTGGAGAAGGCAGAGAAGTACTTTTAACGGTAATGAATGTTGGTAGACCGGTTTCTCGTGGACATGTGGAATTACGAAGCACAAATCCTGAAGATCCGCCAAGAATTTATACCGGATTTTTAAGCGCTAACAcagacataataaaaaacatcgATTCAATCTTAGACTATATCAGAATAACAGAATCAAGTCATTTCATAAATGTCGGTGGTGAAACAATGTACTTCAACTTCCCTAGCTGCCCGCAACCGCCAAATACAAGAGCCTACTGGAGATGCTATATTCTCAATATGATGGACACTACTTTCCACTACAGTAGCACGTGCGCCATGGGATCTGTTCTCGACTCTAGTCTTCGTGTCAGAGGTATCAGCAAGCTTAGAGTGGCGGACGCGAGCGCCATGCCAAATATCGTAAGCAGTAACATAAATGCTGCCGTAGTAGTGCTCGCAGAAAAAGCGGCTGATTTGATTAAGCAATCCCAAATTTGTGCGTAA